A single genomic interval of Chrysiogenia bacterium harbors:
- a CDS encoding acylphosphatase: protein MTDSLTVAAHAIITGRVQGVFYRASTRREAERLGLAGWVRNLPGGQVEARFEGPREKVEAALAWCAQGPPSAHVESVESDWTAPEGFASFEIRY from the coding sequence ATGACTGACTCTCTCACCGTCGCCGCACATGCCATCATCACCGGCCGGGTGCAGGGCGTGTTCTACCGCGCGAGCACCCGGCGCGAGGCGGAGCGCCTGGGGCTTGCCGGCTGGGTGCGCAACCTGCCGGGCGGCCAGGTCGAAGCCCGCTTCGAGGGGCCGCGCGAGAAGGTCGAGGCCGCGCTCGCCTGGTGCGCGCAGGGCCCGCCGTCCGCGCACGTTGAATCGGTCGAGTCCGACTGGACCGCGCCCGAGGGCTTTGCATCTTTTGAGATTCGTTACTGA